The following are encoded together in the candidate division KSB1 bacterium genome:
- a CDS encoding glycoside hydrolase 43 family protein: MWRTGAPAGMVVALVFVGGMFVPRSAASGQERYVSRVWVADNGDGSYTNPVLHADYSDPDAIRVGDTFYLVASSFNCVPGLPILRSWDLVNWSLVGYALPRLSPEGVYGRPRHGRGVWAPSIRFHDGYFYIYYADPDFGIYMIRAKRPEGPWSEPILVKDAPGWIDPCPLWDEDGRAYLVHAFARSVSGIKSILAVSPMSWDGTRLLGDPVIVFDGHDEHPTVEGPKFYKRGGYYYIFAPAGGVPTGWQLVLRSRHVFGPYEARVVLAQGATDVNGPHQGAWVDTPTGEHWFLHFQDKGPYGRVVHLQPVCWIDGWPVIGEDADGDGVGQPVKRYRKPRVRRLSGPATPPESDEFDGPNIGLQWQWHANPSSAWAMCFPARGVLRLYCEAYPEEAKNLWDVPNLLLQKFPAPAFLVTVKVDFRPLNEGDRFGLVVMGRSYSYVALVREGGEASVAQFLCEDAESGAPEREVARIPAPGFSGYLRLRVGEGAECQFEYSSDGLAFVPVGARFVAQRGVWIGAKFGLLALCSHSFFEKGFADVDWVRVGKD, translated from the coding sequence ATGTGGAGAACAGGTGCACCGGCCGGGATGGTCGTCGCGCTCGTTTTCGTGGGAGGCATGTTCGTGCCACGGTCGGCTGCGTCTGGACAGGAACGGTACGTCTCGCGGGTCTGGGTGGCGGATAACGGGGACGGAAGCTACACCAACCCTGTTTTGCACGCCGACTACTCCGATCCCGACGCGATTCGGGTGGGGGATACGTTCTATCTAGTGGCGTCGAGTTTCAACTGTGTACCCGGCCTCCCTATCCTCCGATCCTGGGATCTGGTAAACTGGAGCCTTGTGGGCTATGCGCTTCCGAGGCTTAGCCCCGAGGGGGTTTACGGGCGGCCGCGGCACGGGCGCGGAGTCTGGGCTCCGTCGATCCGCTTCCACGACGGCTATTTCTACATCTACTACGCCGATCCCGATTTCGGCATCTACATGATCAGGGCGAAGCGGCCGGAGGGACCGTGGTCCGAGCCAATCCTGGTGAAGGATGCGCCGGGCTGGATCGATCCCTGCCCCCTTTGGGATGAGGACGGGCGGGCCTACCTGGTGCACGCCTTCGCGCGTAGCGTCTCCGGGATCAAGAGTATCCTTGCGGTGAGCCCGATGAGCTGGGATGGGACCAGGCTCCTTGGAGATCCGGTCATCGTCTTTGACGGCCACGACGAGCATCCTACGGTCGAGGGACCCAAGTTCTACAAGCGCGGCGGCTACTACTATATCTTTGCACCGGCGGGCGGGGTGCCCACAGGATGGCAGCTGGTGCTCCGATCCAGACATGTGTTCGGGCCCTACGAGGCCCGCGTGGTCCTGGCTCAGGGAGCCACGGACGTCAATGGCCCCCACCAGGGAGCCTGGGTCGACACTCCAACCGGGGAGCACTGGTTCCTTCACTTTCAGGACAAGGGGCCGTACGGCCGCGTGGTCCATCTTCAGCCGGTTTGCTGGATCGACGGGTGGCCCGTGATCGGCGAGGACGCGGACGGCGACGGGGTCGGGCAGCCTGTGAAGCGCTATCGGAAGCCGCGGGTCAGACGGCTAAGCGGTCCTGCCACGCCCCCCGAATCCGACGAGTTCGATGGCCCGAATATTGGGCTACAGTGGCAGTGGCATGCCAATCCTTCCTCGGCGTGGGCTATGTGTTTTCCCGCGCGCGGCGTTCTGCGCCTGTACTGCGAGGCTTATCCCGAGGAGGCCAAGAATCTCTGGGATGTCCCTAACCTGCTTCTCCAGAAGTTTCCCGCACCGGCTTTTCTCGTCACGGTTAAGGTCGATTTCCGTCCGCTCAATGAAGGGGACCGGTTCGGGCTTGTGGTCATGGGGAGAAGCTACTCGTACGTGGCGCTGGTTCGTGAGGGTGGGGAGGCTTCTGTTGCTCAGTTCCTATGTGAGGATGCCGAATCCGGAGCCCCAGAGCGCGAGGTAGCGCGAATACCCGCCCCTGGCTTTTCCGGCTATCTTCGCTTGCGGGTAGGGGAAGGGGCGGAGTGTCAGTTCGAGTACAGTTCCGATGGTCTGGCTTTTGTGCCCGTGGGGGCGCGGTTTGTTGCTCAGCGCGGGGTGTGGATCGGGGCGAAATTTGGGCTTCTTGCCCTCTGCAGCCACTCGTTCTTCGAGAAGGGCTTTGCGGATGTGGATTGGGTGCGGGTGGGTAAGGATTAG
- a CDS encoding PqqD family protein, with protein sequence MKRGKTQDLERERARVAQLRPLRLYPWQEAEDGKVVVLKPKFEHPLLRRYLLPRLRNPNYRIHLDDIGSFVWRLCDGTHTIGEIEQELREHFGQRVEPAFERLSLFLAQLFRGSFIRYL encoded by the coding sequence ATGAAGCGAGGAAAGACACAGGACCTCGAACGAGAACGAGCCAGAGTGGCCCAGTTGCGACCGCTCCGCCTGTACCCGTGGCAGGAAGCGGAAGACGGCAAGGTGGTGGTGCTGAAACCCAAGTTCGAACATCCTTTGCTGCGCCGATACCTCCTTCCAAGATTGCGGAACCCCAATTACCGGATTCATCTCGACGACATCGGCTCTTTCGTCTGGAGACTCTGCGACGGGACACACACGATAGGGGAGATAGAGCAAGAGCTCAGAGAGCACTTCGGGCAGCGGGTAGAGCCGGCCTTCGAGCGCCTGAGCCTGTTCCTCGCACAGCTGTTCCGGGGATCGTTCATTCGCTACCTCTGA
- a CDS encoding fumarylacetoacetate hydrolase family protein, whose translation MAEYDLKAFAFRQGGRERAGLAVGEDLYDLSWFLSEWPGAEDFELPDRPTLLDLLESGCFSLELLREVWRFARDSRLDEVARLAGEPDFLPPITRPQKILCLGRNYAAHAREVGHDVPEEPIFFAKSPSALIGHGKAIQLPSASQRVDHEGELAVVVGRRAKGVRPEEAWGYVSGYTIVNDVTARDVQKLDLEQQKPWFRSKSFDTFCPCGPWLVPRESVPDPHSLTLEVRVNGEVRQKASTSEMIFRIPEILAYLSAHLTLEPGDIIATGTPEGIRPLHPGDVVEVTITGIGTLRNPVERG comes from the coding sequence ATGGCTGAATACGATCTGAAGGCCTTCGCCTTTCGGCAAGGGGGAAGGGAACGAGCTGGACTGGCGGTGGGGGAAGATCTCTACGACCTCAGCTGGTTTCTGAGCGAGTGGCCCGGCGCGGAGGATTTCGAGCTTCCCGATCGACCAACCCTTCTCGACCTTCTGGAGAGCGGTTGCTTCAGCCTCGAGCTCCTCAGGGAGGTGTGGCGCTTCGCCAGAGACAGCCGTCTGGACGAAGTGGCCCGACTTGCGGGTGAGCCGGACTTCCTGCCCCCGATCACGCGACCCCAGAAGATCCTCTGTCTCGGACGTAACTACGCAGCCCACGCTCGTGAGGTGGGCCACGACGTGCCAGAGGAACCGATCTTCTTTGCCAAATCCCCCTCCGCGCTGATCGGCCACGGCAAGGCGATTCAACTGCCCTCGGCCTCACAGCGTGTCGACCATGAAGGGGAACTGGCGGTCGTTGTGGGCCGCCGAGCCAAAGGGGTACGGCCGGAGGAAGCCTGGGGGTACGTTTCCGGCTACACGATTGTGAACGACGTCACCGCGCGCGACGTGCAAAAGCTCGACCTTGAGCAGCAGAAGCCGTGGTTCCGCTCGAAGAGCTTCGATACGTTCTGTCCCTGCGGTCCGTGGCTGGTTCCGCGGGAGAGTGTGCCGGATCCCCACAGCCTCACCCTCGAGGTGCGGGTCAACGGCGAGGTCCGGCAGAAGGCGAGCACCTCGGAGATGATCTTCCGGATCCCGGAGATCCTTGCGTACCTCAGCGCCCACCTCACCCTCGAGCCAGGCGACATCATTGCCACGGGAACACCTGAAGGGATTCGTCCCCTCCACCCCGGCGATGTGGTAGAAGTCACCATTACGGGGATCGGGACGCTGCGCAATCCCGTGGAACGGGGGTAG
- a CDS encoding T9SS type A sorting domain-containing protein: MSRRFLRVATGVGVFLALNRAYGQIPAFPGAEGYGRFATGGRGGAVYEVTNLNDSGPGSLRYAVDAVGPRTVVFRVSGNIKLLSPLRIKNGNLTIAGQTAPGDGICLYNYGMIVDADNVIIRYLRARPGDSTGAEQDACWVKGGHRNIILDHCSFSWGIDETLSAYDCWNLTVQWCFITESLYYSYHLKGAHGYGGIWGGMGASFHHNLLAHHSSRTPRFNGSRYHGHPEWEIVDFRNNVVYNWGFNSAYGGEAGNQNLVNNYYKYGPATQGGDKRYRIVNPYDDIGRWFVEGNFVYGFPSVTADNWAGGVQPANPAWVSTIRVFEPFPSAGVVTHEPEVAFELVLADGGASLPRRDPIDERIVGEVRTGSATYGGIWGAGKGIIDSQDQVGGWPALFTYDVPEDQDHDGMADAWERLYGLDPSNPADRNGDLDGDGYTNLEEYLNELCRRTDYLPAPAELRVTPVAVDEVLLQWREAIPCEEGFVIERSFPDTSSWTVIGTVGQGDTLFVDRGLLPDTTYYYRVRAYAGQVQSIPTNVAAGRAVASPVGSEAPIPSAFRLFPPQPNPATVQTVIGYELPRETELTVTVFDARGKMVERLLDRQSQTPGRRSLIWDTSRLPAGVYLLSFQAPGLRKVVRVVVLK; encoded by the coding sequence ATGAGCAGACGTTTCCTCCGCGTGGCGACGGGCGTTGGCGTCTTCCTCGCTCTGAACCGGGCCTATGGCCAAATCCCCGCATTTCCGGGGGCCGAAGGCTACGGACGCTTTGCCACCGGCGGTCGGGGAGGCGCGGTGTACGAGGTCACGAACCTAAACGACTCCGGCCCCGGAAGTCTTCGCTACGCTGTAGATGCCGTTGGACCGCGAACCGTCGTGTTCCGGGTATCGGGTAACATCAAGCTGCTCAGCCCTCTGCGGATCAAGAATGGCAATCTAACTATTGCCGGCCAGACGGCCCCCGGCGACGGCATCTGCCTCTACAACTACGGCATGATCGTGGACGCCGACAACGTGATTATCCGCTACCTGCGCGCACGTCCAGGAGACAGCACGGGGGCGGAGCAGGACGCCTGTTGGGTCAAGGGCGGCCACCGCAACATCATCCTGGACCACTGCAGCTTCAGCTGGGGCATCGACGAGACCTTGTCGGCCTACGACTGCTGGAATCTCACCGTACAATGGTGCTTCATCACCGAGAGCCTCTACTACTCGTACCACCTGAAAGGCGCTCACGGTTACGGCGGGATCTGGGGGGGAATGGGAGCCAGCTTCCACCACAATCTTCTCGCCCACCACTCGAGCCGAACCCCTCGCTTCAACGGAAGCCGCTACCATGGACATCCCGAGTGGGAGATTGTGGACTTTCGGAATAACGTGGTCTACAACTGGGGCTTCAACAGCGCGTACGGTGGGGAAGCGGGCAATCAGAACCTGGTGAACAACTACTACAAGTACGGGCCCGCGACCCAGGGGGGTGACAAGCGGTACCGGATCGTCAATCCCTACGACGACATTGGACGCTGGTTCGTGGAGGGGAATTTCGTGTACGGGTTCCCCTCCGTTACGGCGGACAATTGGGCCGGCGGCGTCCAACCCGCTAACCCTGCCTGGGTCTCCACGATCCGTGTGTTCGAACCGTTCCCCTCGGCTGGGGTGGTGACGCATGAGCCCGAGGTGGCGTTCGAGCTCGTCCTGGCCGACGGGGGCGCGTCCCTGCCCCGACGGGACCCCATCGACGAGAGGATTGTGGGAGAAGTGAGGACTGGATCCGCCACCTACGGGGGCATTTGGGGAGCGGGAAAAGGGATCATCGACTCGCAGGACCAGGTGGGAGGCTGGCCAGCCCTGTTCACCTACGACGTCCCGGAAGACCAAGATCATGATGGCATGGCCGACGCCTGGGAAAGGCTCTACGGGCTGGATCCGTCCAACCCGGCCGACCGCAACGGCGATCTGGACGGCGACGGCTACACGAATCTTGAGGAATACCTCAACGAGCTCTGCCGGCGCACGGATTACTTGCCGGCACCGGCCGAGCTGCGCGTGACGCCGGTTGCGGTCGACGAGGTGCTTCTGCAATGGCGCGAAGCCATCCCGTGCGAAGAGGGCTTCGTCATCGAGAGGAGCTTCCCGGACACTTCATCCTGGACGGTAATCGGCACCGTCGGCCAGGGGGATACCCTGTTTGTAGACCGTGGACTTCTTCCGGACACCACCTATTACTACCGGGTTCGCGCCTATGCCGGCCAGGTGCAGTCGATTCCGACGAACGTTGCAGCAGGCCGAGCTGTAGCAAGCCCCGTCGGCTCTGAGGCTCCCATCCCGAGCGCGTTCCGGTTGTTCCCTCCACAACCGAACCCCGCGACCGTGCAGACTGTGATTGGGTACGAGCTCCCAAGAGAGACGGAATTGACCGTAACAGTTTTCGATGCACGAGGGAAAATGGTCGAACGCCTTCTCGACCGGCAGTCGCAGACGCCTGGACGGAGGTCCTTGATTTGGGACACAAGCCGTCTTCCGGCCGGCGTCTACCTGCTTAGCTTCCAGGCGCCTGGCCTGCGTAAAGTGGTGCGTGTTGTTGTCCTAAAGTAA
- a CDS encoding chloride channel protein, whose product MRRAIPVRPSWLGRRDVSEYTVLILISLLVGLAVGATVTLFRSAIGAATRAFFVGLRSPLSFLGDSYVVLPPVLGAGMAFLLWVSFPRLAVEGGIAEVIRSIVRRGGRISGRSTLFHFLAPVVSLGSGAPLGFEDPAARLGAGVASFLTQLFRFSERKVRIFAAAGAAAAIAAVFHAPIGGVFFAAEIVFVNELQSAPLSAVILASVASCAAAQAIPGQSRPFEIPPFSIGPASAYLAYLVFGLLSGLWSAAFVRFYDKAGRWIPGGKSRLPALGLLVGLSLLLGLAGRFFPGLFGVGYEAINLTLTAQIATGTALVLLLGKFLFAPAFLHAGAFGGVFAPSLFQGALLGYLFATTANRLLPLRLDPVAYSLVGMGSVLGGVNSIPLASALIILEMTGKFDFILPLLAGIGVSHLVARGLGGTAPHLLQLRKRGLDVQLGHEATLLHSLHVHDIFRPETNTVPARAKLSEILEHVLDSPYSSVFVVDDSHHIVGRIRERDLRQALVHYEALQSVVTAADLATRVGPVVRMDDDLHFVLQQFTHADQDELPVVSDIDPRRVIGLVTRRDILEAYNRALARHEMAEDLLDHLRLAERQEHSDVTPGYVLQEISAPPSLWGKSLREANLRARIGIEVILIRRGNSQGEVDRAVPAADTVIQEGDRLVVLGRRQDIERLCDQDLP is encoded by the coding sequence TTGCGGCGCGCAATTCCCGTTCGTCCCTCCTGGCTCGGGCGGAGAGACGTTTCCGAATACACGGTTTTGATCCTCATCTCCCTCCTTGTCGGGCTGGCGGTGGGAGCGACGGTGACGCTTTTTCGTTCGGCCATCGGCGCCGCCACCCGGGCTTTTTTCGTCGGCCTGCGTTCTCCCCTTTCGTTTCTCGGGGACTCTTACGTGGTCTTGCCTCCGGTCCTTGGGGCGGGGATGGCGTTTCTTCTCTGGGTGAGTTTCCCTCGCCTGGCCGTGGAAGGTGGCATCGCTGAGGTAATCCGCTCGATCGTGCGGCGAGGCGGCAGAATCAGTGGGCGGTCCACCCTCTTCCATTTCCTGGCCCCCGTTGTGAGCCTCGGATCCGGGGCCCCGCTCGGTTTTGAGGATCCGGCAGCCCGGCTGGGTGCGGGGGTCGCTTCTTTCTTAACGCAGCTCTTCCGCTTCTCCGAACGAAAGGTCAGGATCTTCGCGGCGGCGGGCGCAGCGGCAGCGATTGCCGCCGTCTTTCACGCTCCGATCGGAGGCGTGTTCTTCGCGGCTGAGATCGTATTCGTGAACGAGCTGCAGTCGGCGCCCTTAAGCGCGGTCATCCTGGCCTCGGTGGCCTCTTGCGCCGCCGCCCAGGCCATCCCAGGGCAGTCTCGCCCTTTTGAGATTCCGCCCTTCTCGATCGGCCCTGCCTCCGCGTATCTGGCCTATTTGGTTTTCGGGCTTTTGTCTGGCCTCTGGTCAGCTGCCTTCGTGCGGTTCTACGATAAGGCAGGGCGATGGATACCTGGGGGAAAATCGCGGCTGCCTGCGTTAGGCCTGCTGGTCGGCCTTTCGCTGCTCCTGGGCCTGGCGGGACGCTTCTTCCCCGGTCTCTTCGGGGTTGGCTACGAGGCCATCAACCTCACTCTCACCGCCCAGATCGCCACCGGCACTGCGCTTGTGCTTCTCCTGGGGAAGTTCTTGTTCGCCCCCGCTTTCCTCCACGCGGGGGCCTTCGGTGGAGTGTTCGCTCCTTCGCTTTTTCAGGGCGCCCTCCTTGGCTACCTGTTCGCCACTACCGCCAACCGCCTTCTTCCCCTGCGACTCGATCCCGTAGCGTACTCCCTTGTGGGTATGGGATCCGTGCTCGGTGGAGTGAACTCCATCCCGCTGGCCTCGGCCCTGATCATATTGGAGATGACCGGAAAATTCGACTTCATTCTGCCCCTGCTGGCGGGCATTGGCGTCAGCCATCTGGTGGCGCGAGGGCTGGGTGGGACTGCACCCCATCTCCTTCAGCTTCGTAAGCGCGGCCTGGACGTGCAACTCGGCCACGAAGCGACGCTACTCCACTCCCTTCACGTCCACGATATCTTTCGCCCGGAGACCAACACGGTGCCGGCGCGGGCCAAGCTTTCGGAGATCCTGGAGCACGTCCTGGACAGTCCTTACTCGTCGGTCTTCGTCGTCGACGATTCACACCACATCGTGGGCAGGATCCGGGAGAGAGACCTGCGCCAGGCTCTGGTTCACTACGAGGCCCTGCAGTCTGTGGTGACAGCGGCAGACCTGGCCACAAGGGTGGGCCCCGTCGTCCGCATGGACGACGATCTGCACTTCGTCCTTCAGCAGTTCACCCACGCGGATCAGGACGAGCTTCCCGTCGTCTCGGACATTGATCCCCGCCGGGTGATTGGGCTGGTCACTCGGCGCGACATTTTGGAAGCGTACAACCGCGCCCTGGCACGGCACGAGATGGCGGAGGATCTGCTCGACCATCTGCGGCTTGCCGAAAGGCAGGAGCATTCAGATGTGACGCCCGGATATGTCCTCCAGGAGATCAGCGCACCCCCGAGCCTATGGGGCAAGAGCCTCCGAGAGGCGAATTTGCGGGCGCGGATCGGGATTGAGGTGATCCTCATTCGCAGAGGGAACAGCCAAGGAGAGGTGGACCGAGCAGTCCCAGCTGCGGACACGGTGATTCAAGAAGGTGACCGCCTTGTGGTGCTGGGTCGTCGGCAGGACATCGAGCGGCTGTGCGATCAGGATCTCCCATAA
- a CDS encoding aminopeptidase — translation MGTQLERAIRIAVHTCLGVQSGEEVVVVADEPMLELGRLFFAACVRARAAVALATLPPLHSLRPFVPASVAHMMQAANALVLVTSVSLSHTEARRAACRGGARAISLPGVTENTLRRAVDVDYKFISDRSRKLADIFTIGSRVHLTTPAGTDLHLSIRGMKGYADTGLVHEPGAFSNLPAGEAAVCPAAAGTHGRAVIETGMGIVPRSGERIILEIEEGRVVRVRGEAAAKRLRQLLSRSGPSARIVAELGVGTNPKARVVGLTLEDEKAMGTAHIALGNNLSFGGTNEAPVHIDGIMLKPTLVIDGKTILEQGEIVV, via the coding sequence ATGGGAACACAGCTGGAGCGAGCCATCCGAATTGCCGTGCACACCTGCCTTGGGGTCCAGAGCGGAGAAGAAGTGGTCGTGGTAGCGGACGAGCCGATGTTGGAGCTCGGGCGTCTTTTCTTCGCGGCCTGCGTGCGGGCCCGAGCGGCTGTGGCCCTTGCTACCCTCCCCCCCTTGCACAGCCTCCGCCCCTTCGTACCGGCCAGCGTGGCCCACATGATGCAGGCCGCCAACGCCCTGGTGCTGGTCACCAGCGTCTCCCTTTCCCACACAGAGGCCCGTAGGGCTGCCTGTCGAGGCGGAGCCCGAGCCATCAGTCTCCCCGGCGTTACCGAAAACACCCTGCGACGCGCGGTGGACGTGGACTACAAGTTCATCTCGGATCGGAGCCGCAAGCTGGCGGACATTTTCACCATCGGATCCCGCGTGCACCTGACCACCCCAGCGGGCACCGACCTGCACCTCTCGATCCGGGGGATGAAAGGCTATGCCGACACCGGCCTGGTGCACGAGCCAGGGGCTTTCTCCAACCTGCCGGCGGGAGAGGCAGCGGTGTGTCCGGCAGCGGCCGGAACCCACGGACGCGCCGTGATCGAGACCGGCATGGGGATCGTCCCTCGCTCGGGGGAACGCATCATTCTGGAGATTGAGGAAGGACGCGTCGTCAGGGTGCGGGGCGAGGCGGCAGCCAAACGCCTCCGTCAGCTCCTAAGCCGCTCGGGGCCAAGCGCGCGCATTGTGGCCGAGCTCGGGGTGGGCACGAATCCGAAGGCCCGGGTCGTCGGTCTCACCCTCGAAGATGAGAAGGCAATGGGCACCGCGCACATCGCCCTCGGCAACAACCTCTCCTTCGGCGGCACGAACGAAGCCCCCGTACACATTGACGGGATCATGCTCAAACCCACCCTCGTCATCGACGGCAAGACGATCCTCGAACAAGGCGAGATAGTGGTGTAG
- a CDS encoding M55 family metallopeptidase, producing MRVFISADLEGVNGVVSYDHVEPDKPLYRQAQEWMITEVAAAIRGCLAAGASEVVVNDAHHRGINLPLDRLPAPARLVTGHDRPFSMMEGIDASYEAALFIGYHARAGTPQAVHDHTFSASTFHDVRINGMSVGEFGLNAALAGWFGVPAVLVTGDQACCQEAKALLPAVECVAVKMAFSRYSALCLPFETSLREIEQAAARAVARRKEIPPLRFSPPFTLECTFQRAEQAERACRVGRGRRIGPFSIAYESDDYADLYKAFLAIYRGSM from the coding sequence ATGCGGGTCTTCATCTCCGCAGACCTTGAAGGGGTCAACGGCGTGGTCAGCTACGACCACGTGGAGCCGGACAAGCCCCTCTATCGGCAGGCGCAGGAATGGATGATCACCGAGGTGGCGGCCGCAATACGGGGTTGCCTTGCGGCAGGCGCCAGCGAAGTGGTGGTGAACGACGCCCACCACCGAGGAATCAACTTGCCCCTCGATCGCCTGCCTGCGCCGGCGCGCCTGGTCACGGGTCACGACCGGCCCTTTTCGATGATGGAGGGCATTGACGCAAGCTACGAGGCAGCTCTGTTCATCGGTTACCACGCGCGGGCCGGGACGCCGCAGGCCGTTCACGACCACACCTTTTCGGCCTCCACCTTCCACGATGTGCGGATCAACGGGATGTCGGTCGGAGAGTTCGGCCTGAATGCGGCTCTTGCCGGATGGTTCGGGGTGCCCGCGGTTCTCGTCACGGGGGACCAGGCCTGCTGCCAGGAGGCCAAAGCCCTTCTCCCAGCGGTCGAGTGCGTAGCGGTCAAAATGGCATTCTCCCGCTATTCCGCCCTTTGTCTACCCTTCGAGACCTCCCTCCGGGAAATCGAGCAGGCAGCGGCAAGAGCTGTAGCCCGGAGAAAGGAGATCCCCCCGCTGCGCTTCTCGCCGCCCTTCACCCTCGAGTGCACGTTTCAAAGAGCCGAACAAGCCGAACGCGCCTGTCGCGTTGGACGGGGTCGTAGGATCGGCCCGTTCTCCATCGCCTACGAAAGCGACGACTACGCGGACCTGTACAAGGCATTCCTCGCCATCTACCGGGGCTCGATGTAG